In Leptospira harrisiae, a genomic segment contains:
- a CDS encoding flavin-containing monooxygenase, giving the protein MDLVKNNQLNSRGIIDKSDSICIVGAGPAGLTMARSLLAKGIPFLVFEKHNDVGGIWDISNPGSPMYESAHFISSKYLSSYFDFPMPEDYPDYPSNRQILKYHRDFAKTYNLYPWIQFNTSIKDIKEKDGNWLVETSSKEKYLFGGIVCASGITWSPNQPKIEGESSFTGKILHSVNYKTPNIFHGKRVLIVGAGNSGCDIACDAGANAEQAFISVRRGYHFIPKHILGQPADVFGDGAHWIPNWVSQLVFGKLLKFLVGDLTKLGLPAPDHKIFETHPIINDQLIHYLRHGDVIAKSDIEKLEGDKVVFKDGSKEKIDLIILATGYNWSIPYMDQKYFEWKNGRPDLYLTLFNRNFENLYALGYMETDGGAYKMFDEMANLIASYIEVRRKGNPSSLRFANLIKTDRPLLNGKIQYLNTGRHSVYVNQVAYKNYRSKVQKKMGWLELKPGQFNFLKSTILPSGSKTQTTTFGSSQ; this is encoded by the coding sequence ATGGATCTTGTAAAAAACAACCAACTTAATTCTAGAGGAATCATCGATAAATCAGATTCAATTTGTATCGTGGGTGCCGGGCCTGCAGGCCTAACAATGGCGAGGTCCCTACTAGCAAAAGGCATTCCTTTTTTAGTTTTTGAAAAACACAACGATGTTGGTGGGATTTGGGATATAAGTAATCCAGGTTCTCCGATGTATGAAAGTGCTCACTTTATTTCCTCAAAGTATTTATCTAGTTATTTTGATTTCCCGATGCCAGAGGATTATCCAGACTATCCATCCAACCGACAAATTTTAAAATACCACAGAGATTTTGCTAAAACTTACAACCTCTATCCATGGATTCAATTCAACACATCAATAAAAGATATTAAAGAAAAAGATGGTAATTGGCTTGTTGAAACAAGTTCTAAAGAAAAGTATTTATTTGGCGGAATTGTTTGTGCCAGTGGAATTACTTGGTCACCAAACCAACCAAAAATTGAAGGTGAAAGTAGTTTTACCGGAAAAATATTACATAGTGTAAATTATAAAACTCCAAACATTTTTCATGGGAAACGTGTACTCATTGTAGGCGCAGGTAACTCTGGATGTGATATAGCTTGTGATGCAGGAGCCAATGCAGAACAAGCATTTATCAGCGTTAGACGAGGTTATCATTTCATACCAAAACATATACTGGGCCAACCTGCTGATGTTTTTGGAGATGGTGCTCATTGGATTCCTAATTGGGTCTCTCAATTGGTATTTGGTAAGTTATTGAAATTTCTTGTTGGTGACCTAACAAAACTTGGATTACCAGCACCAGATCATAAAATATTTGAAACTCATCCCATCATCAACGACCAGTTAATCCATTATTTACGGCACGGGGATGTCATCGCAAAATCTGATATAGAAAAACTTGAAGGTGACAAAGTAGTATTTAAAGACGGATCTAAGGAGAAAATAGACCTCATTATTCTTGCTACAGGATACAACTGGTCCATTCCCTATATGGATCAAAAGTATTTTGAATGGAAAAATGGTAGACCCGATCTTTACCTAACTTTGTTCAATCGTAATTTCGAAAATTTATATGCCCTAGGTTATATGGAAACCGATGGTGGCGCCTACAAGATGTTTGATGAAATGGCAAATTTAATTGCTTCCTACATTGAAGTTAGACGAAAAGGAAACCCATCCTCTCTACGTTTTGCCAATCTCATCAAAACTGATAGGCCATTGTTAAATGGTAAAATTCAATACTTAAATACAGGGCGTCATTCCGTTTATGTCAATCAAGTTGCTTATAAAAACTATAGATCCAAAGTTCAAAAGAAAATGGGTTGGTTGGAACTGAAACCAGGGCAATTCAACTTTCTGAAATCAACAATCCTTCCTTCCGGATCGAAAACCCAGACAACTACTTTCGGAAGTTCCCAATGA
- a CDS encoding TetR/AcrR family transcriptional regulator, whose amino-acid sequence MSLEFKIPVQTRSRDRVELILKTARDLIGEKGIDAVSMREIAQTAGIQIGSLYQYFPGKSALLLTIMNQYYDSLYDETKRILEPVRTIVELEVAAEIAFKQFITVFQKDPALANLWAGARAIPELVSEDNRDTYRNAELIVRTTLRCLPILKESEVRPFALYFSHTIGMVIRFVREIEVDHGKAVMKETLEILKLRLREFEKLAKQKSKQKKKGSQKINTK is encoded by the coding sequence ATGAGTCTTGAGTTCAAAATCCCTGTCCAAACTAGAAGTCGTGACCGAGTCGAACTCATTTTAAAAACGGCTAGGGACCTGATCGGTGAAAAAGGAATCGATGCAGTGAGTATGCGAGAGATTGCTCAGACAGCAGGAATTCAAATTGGATCTTTATACCAATACTTCCCAGGAAAGAGTGCATTGTTGTTAACTATCATGAATCAGTATTACGATTCATTGTATGACGAAACAAAAAGAATCTTAGAACCAGTGCGAACTATTGTTGAACTAGAAGTGGCAGCAGAAATTGCCTTCAAACAATTTATTACTGTATTTCAAAAAGACCCGGCCCTTGCCAATCTTTGGGCAGGTGCCCGGGCCATTCCGGAATTAGTATCCGAGGACAATCGCGATACATATAGAAATGCGGAATTAATAGTAAGAACTACTTTACGTTGCCTGCCTATCTTAAAGGAATCAGAAGTTAGACCTTTTGCATTGTATTTTAGTCACACCATTGGTATGGTCATCAGGTTTGTTCGGGAAATTGAAGTGGATCATGGAAAAGCAGTTATGAAAGAAACTTTAGAAATTCTAAAATTGAGACTTCGAGAGTTTGAAAAATTGGCAAAACAAAAATCCAAACAAAAGAAGAAGGGTAGTCAAAAAATAAATACTAAATAA